The sequence below is a genomic window from Streptomyces sp. NBC_00289.
GCCGTCGTCTTCTTGGCGGTGGCCGTGGTCTTCTTGGCCGTCGTCTTCTTCGCCGTGGTCTTCTTCGCGGCGGCCGCGCCGGTCGCCTTCTTGGCGGTGGTCTTCTTGGCCGCGGCCTTCTTGACCGTCGCCGAAGCGGCACCGGTCAGGCTGCCCTTGGGGGCCTTCTTGACGGAGACCTCGCCACCGCGGGGGAGCTTCTTCGACCCGCTCACCAGGTCCTTGAAGCCCTGGCCCGCGCGGAAGCGCGGCACGGAGGTCTTCTTGACCCGCACCCGCTCGCCGGTCTGGGGATTGCGGGCGTAGCGGGCCGGACGGTCGACCTTCTCGAACGACCCGAACCCGGTGACCGAGACCCGGTCTCCGGCGACCACAGCGCGGACGATGGCGTCCAGGACCGCGTCGACGGCTTCGGCGGCCTGCTGGCGGCCGCCCATCTTGTCGGCAATCGTTTCTACGAGCTGCGCCTTGTTCACGTCTTCCCCTTCGGAGACATTGCCAGAACGAAAGTGTTCAAGCGTTTTCGCACGTTAGGCAGATATATACCGCAAATCAAACACGAAACGGGCTTATCACCCTTGTGCCGCAACGGACTCGGCTGTCTCGGACTTGTTCAGCGTTCCTCTTCGGGGAATCGACCCTCGTCGAGGTCCGCGGTGAACCGCTCCAGACGCCTTGTCGCATCGGCGAGATCGTGCTTGGCCGCGGCCGTAATGACCAGCAGCTTCCGGGCCAGCGCCATCCGTACGCCCTCCGGGACTTGCAGTGCGCGCACTCTTGTGTGCGCTTCCTTCAGTTGGTCCGCGACTGCCGCATAGAGCTCGAGTTGGCCGTCGTGTTCCATGCACAGATTGTGCCATCTGGGGCGAGTTGTCGCCTGCTCAGGGGGCAACTGCCGCCTCGAACGGCCTCTCGGACGCACGGGGAAGTCACGGGTACATGGCACGCGTACCCCGACAACAACCCCTCTAACGTGGGAAGTTGAGGGGTCACCCGGACGTGGGCGGGGCCGTTCGGGTCCAGACACAGCTGTACCCCCGATCGGGGCGATCGGGGGTACGGCGGGGGTGTCGCGGTGGCCGAAACCCGACCTGTCGGGGCGGCCGGGGTCGGACCGGGAGGGTCAGACCGGGAGGGTCCGCGGCTTGTGCGAGGGACGCTTGGCCTCATACGTGGCGATGTCCGCCTCGTTCGCGAGGGTGATGGAGATGTCGTCCAGCCCGTTCAGCAGCCGCCAGCGGGCGTTCTCGTCGAGTTCGAAGGCGGCGGTGATGCCCTCGGCGCGCACCTCGCGGGCCTCCAGGTCGACCGTGATCTCGGTCTGCGGGTCCTTCTCGGTGAGTTCCTGCAGCGCGTCCACGATCTTCTGCTCCAGAACCACTGTGAGCAGGCCGTTCTTGAGCGAGTTGCCGCGGAAGATGTCGGCGAAGCGGGAGGAGATGACCGCCTTGAAGCCGTAGTTCTGCAGCGCCCAGACGGCGTGCTCGCGGGAGGAGCCGGTGCCGAAGTCGGGGCCGGCCACCAGAACGGTCGCGCCCTGCCGCTCGGGCCGGTTGAGGATGAAGGACCCGTCCTTGCGCCAGGCCTCGAACAGCCCGTCCTCGAACCCGTCCCGCGTGACCTTCTTGAGCCAGTGAGCAGGGATGATCTGGTCGGTGTCGACGTTGCTGCGGCGCAGCGGGACGGCCCGGCCGGTGTGCGTGGTGAATGCTTCCATGACTCTCAGCGCTCTCAGACTTCGGCGGGCACGGGGGCGTCGGACAGGTCGGCGGGCGCGGCCAGGTGGCCCAGCACGGCGGTCGCGGCGGCGACCTGCGGCGAGACCAGGTGCGTACGGCCGCCCTTGCCCTGCCTGCCCTCGAAGTTGCGGTTGGAGGTGGACGCGGAGCGCTCACCGGGAGCCAGCTGGTCGGGGTTCATGCCCAGACACATCGAGCAGCCCGCGTGCCGCCATTCGGCGCCGGCCTCCTTGAAGACGACGTCCAGGCCCTCGGAAACGGCCTGCAGACCCACGCGCGCGGAGCCCGGGACGACCAGCATCCGTACGCCGTCGGCGACTTTGCGGCCCTCGACGATCGCGGCGGCGGCGCGCAGGTCCTCGATGCGCCCGTTGGTGCAGGAACCTACGAAGACGGTGTCCACGTTGATGGACCGCAGCGGCTGTCCGGCCTCCAACCCCATGTACTCCAGGGCCTTTTCGGCGGCGAAGCGCTCCGAGGCGTCTTCGTACGAAGCGGGATCGGGGACCTCGCTCGAAAGCGGGGCGCCCTGGCCGGGGTTGGTGCCCCAGGTGACGAACGGCGACAGCTCGGCGGCGTCGATGACGACCTCGGCGTCGAACTCGGCGTCCGCGTCCGTCTTCAGCGTCTTCCAGTACGCGAGGGCCGCGTCCCAGTCCTCGCCCTCGGGGGCGTGCGCGCGACCCTTGAGGTACGCGAAGGTGGTCTCGTCGGGGGCGATCATGCCCGCGCGGGCGCCGGCCTCGATCGACATGTTGCAGATGGTCATCCGGGCCTCCATCGAGAGCTTCTCGATGGCGGAGCCGCGGTACTCCAGGATGTAGCCCTGCCCGCCGCCCGTACCGATCCTGGCGATGATCGCCAGGATCAGGTCCTTGGCCGTGACGCCGTCGGGCAGTTCGCCCTCGACGGTGATCGCCATGGTCCTGGGGCGGGCCAGCGGCAGCGTCTGGGTGGCCAGCACGTGCTCGACCTGGGAGGTGCCGATGCCGAACGCCAGCGCGCCGAAGGCACCGTGCGTGGAGGTGTGCGAGTCACCGCACACGACCGTCGTGCCGGGCTGGGTGAGGCCCAGCTGCGGGCCGACGACGTGCACGACACCCTGCTCGACGTCGCCCAGCGGGTGCAGACGCACGCCGAAGTCGGCGCAGTTCTTGCGCAGCGTCTCCAACTGCGCGCGCGAGACCGGGTCGGCGATCGGCTTGTCGATGTCGAGGGTCGGGGTGTTGTGGTCCTCGGTCGCGATGGTGAGGTCGAGACGCCGCACCGGGCGGCCGTTCTGGCGCAGGCCGTCGAAGGCCTGCGGGCTGGTCACCTCGTGCAGCAGGTGCAGATCGATGAAGAGGAGGTCGGGCTCGCCCTCGGCGCGCCGGACGACATGGTCGTCCCAGACCTTCTCCGCGAGTGTCCTACCCATCGCTTTCCCCTTTTTTGTGGCTCGGTCGTCTGCGGGGCGCTCCAGCCGGTGTCGAGTGCCTGACCGTGCTCGGCCCTTCGGGCCTGTGCGCGTTCGGCCCTCGTCTCCGGCGCCCCTTCGACTCACTCGCCGCTGTTCTCGGGCATGTGGTCGCCGGGCCCGCGAATCACGAGCCGCTGTGTCTTCCAGGGTGGCGCGTTCCACGCAAAATTGAACTTGCGTTTCACAGAGTGAGACGCGAGTATCGTTTCATGGACAACAGTAGCGGCGTCGGCGTTCTGGACAAGGCAGCCCTTGTCCTGAGCGCTCTGGAGTCCGGTCCGGCCACCCTCGCGGGTCTGGTCGCGGCCACCGGACTGGCACGACCCACGGCCCACCGGCTGGCCGTGGCTCTGGAACACCACCGCATGGTGGCGCGTGACATGCAGGGCCGTTTCATTCTCGGCCCTCGCCTCGCCGAGCTGGCGGCCGCCGCCGGCGAGGACCGCCTCCTCGCCACGGCGGGGCCGGTGCTCACCCACCTCCGGGACATCACGGGCGAGAGCGCGCAGCTCTACCGCCGCCAGGGCGACATGCGTATCTGCGTCGCCGCGGCGGAGCGTCTGTCCGGACTCCGGGACACCGTCCCGGTCGGCTCGACGCTCACGATGAAGGCCGGCTCCTCCGCCCAGATCCTGATGGCCTGGGAGGAGCCGGAGCGTCTGCACCGAGGCCTGCAGGGAGCCCGCTTCACGGCCACCGCGCTCTCGGGCGTACGGCGCCGCGGCTGGGCCCAGTCCATCGGCGAGCGCGAGCCGGGCGTCGCCTCGGTCTCCGCCCCGGTCCGCGGGCCCTCGAACCGTGTGGTGGCCGCCGTGTCCGTCTCCGGCCCCATCGAGCGCCTCACCCGCCACCCGGGCCGGATGCACGCCCAGGCCGTCATCGACGCCGCCGGCCGCCTCTCCGAGGCCTTGCGCCGCACCGGCTGACCAGCAACCCCGTACGCACCGGAAGGGCCTGCCTCAACGCCGCGGCAGGCCCTTCCCGCGTGTCACAGCTCCTCGGACGCCGTCGCCTTCTCCGACCGGTACGCGAACCGCTCCCGCGCCTGCCGCCCCCGCCGCTCCACCGGCACCTGCCCGTGCGCTCCGGCGAGTCCGAACGCCGGCATGTCGGCGTAGATGGACTCGTACGCCCCCTCGGGCACGACGTACGTCTCGTGCCACAGCCCCACGTGCTGGCGCGCCTTCCCCGCGCGCTCCTTGCGGTTCATGACCGCCCACGCCCGGTGGTGGAACATGTCGGGCGAGTGCGCGTAGGCGTAGAGCCGTTCCTTGGACTCCCAGTACTGGACGACGTAGTACGTCCGCGGCGACGCCGTCAGCAGGACGTGCCCCAGGAGTCCGCGCTCCGGGTCCTTCCCGAGCTCGCGCAGCATGCGCCCCATCGCCAGCAGCACCGGCAGCCAGTGGCGCGGCGCCCGGAAGTGGTTGATCCGCATGCCGATCAGCAGGACGACCACCTCCCCCTCGGCCGCGGCGGTCGTACGGCCCGTGGTGACGGACTTGCCGAACATGTCGCTTCCCCCCTCGTTGGCGAGCGGCACTATCCGAGTGCCCGTGTTTGGATAGTGCCGGTATCCGAGAGGAGGCGCAAGGGATGCGGCTGGCCGAGCTGAGCGAGCGCAGCGGTGTGCCCACCGCCACGATCAAGTACTACCTGCGCGAAGGGCTGTTGGAGCCGGGCCGCCAGCTCAACGCGACCACGGCCGAGTACGACGAGGAGCACCTGCGCCGACTGCGGCTGGTACGCGCGATGATCCACATCGCGCGCGTGCCGGTGGCGACGGTCCGCGAGGTGCTCGGGCACGTCGACGACGACTCCCTCGGCCGCACAATGCGCCTCGGCGCGGCCCTGTGGGCGCTGCCCCAGGTTCCCGAGCCGGACGCGGAGGACGAACACGTCGTGCGGGCGCGCCTCGAGGTGGACCGGCTGCTGGAGACGGTGGGCTGGTCGAACGCCCAGGCCCTGGTCACGATCTCGCCCGCGTACCGCTCGCTGGTCGTGGCGGTGGCGACCTTCCGGCGGCTCGGCTACGACTGGAGTCCCGAACTGATCGCGTCGTACGCCCGGTTGATGCACCAAGCCGCCGTCCTCGACCTCGACTTCATGGACACGCATCCCTCGGAGGCCGAGAAGGTCGAGACGGCGGTGGCCGGCGCGATCTTCGTCGAGCCGGTGCTGCAGGCCCTGCACCGACTGGCGCAGGAGGAGGAGTCCGCGCGCCGGTACGGCTTCGAGTGAGGCGTACGGCGGCCGGGGACGGAGACGCCGATGGACCCCCACCGAAGTGGAGGCCCATCGATTCGTGTACCCCCGACCGGATTCGAACCGGCGCTACCGCCTTGAGAGGGCGGCGTGCTAGGCCGCTACACAACGGGGGCGAGGATCTTACGTTTCCGCAGATCCGAGCTGGTCTACCTGGACTCGAACCAAGACTAACTGAACCAGAATCAGCCGTGCTGCCAATTACACCATAGACCAATGTGGTTTAGACCAGTTTGTACCCCCGACCGGATTCGAACCGGCGCTACCGCCTTGAGAGGGCGGCGTGCTAGGCCGCTACACAACGGGGGCCCTAGCGATCCTGCATGAGAGTCAGCGGGTGCGACCCGAACTGTCTCCCTGGGAAGGATCTGTACCCCCGACCGGATTCGAACCGGCGCTACCGCCTTGAGAGGGCGGCGTGCTAGGCCGCTACACAACGGGGGCGAATGCAGATGAGCTCTGCGAGCTGGCCTACCTGGACTCGAACCAAGACTAACTGAACCAGAATCAGTCGTGCTGCCAATTACACCATAGGCCACTGGAACTCAAGCCCCTGAGGGGATCTTGTTCTAGCTTGCGCCTCCGGTTGCCGGCCTTTCGGCCCGCTCTCCGGCGGCGCAGGAAGAACATTACCCGAAGGTGGACGGGGCTCCAAAACGGGTATCGGCGCCGAGGAGCGCGGGGAGTTCGGCGAGGGAGGCGATACGGCGCGGCCCGGTGGGCGTGTCGGGGGCGGTGTACACACCGTCACGGTCGATCCAGACCGACAGCAGTCCCGCCTCGGCCGCTCCCCGCCCGTCGATCTCCGGATGGTCGCCGACGTAGGCCACCTGGTCCGGGGCGAGAGCCAGCGCCTCGCAGGCCGCGTGGAAGGCCTCGGCGGCCGGCTTGGAGACGCCGAGTTCCGCGGCGCACAGGACCACCTCGAAGCGGTCGTGCACGCCGAGCACCCGCAGTTTGCGGTCCTGGACGTGGAGGCTGGAGTTGGACAGCACCGCGTGCCGGTGGCTGGCGGCGAGGAGGTCCAGCGCGGGCAGCACGTCCGGGAAGAGAGCCCAGGCCGTCTCGTAGTGACGCAGGTAGCGGCCGAACCAGGCGTCGGCCTCGCCGTCCGTCAGCTCCCGCCCCACGAAGACCCGTACACGGTCGCGGCGCTGCCCTTCGAAGGACGTCACCCCCGCCGCGAACCGCGCCCACTGCTGGTCGGTGATCTCGCGCCAGCGCGTGAGGGCCGCCTCGGGGGTCCCGTACCCGGCGAGCAGTCCCTCGACCGCCAGGTGCGCGCGCATGCCCTCGCGGTCCGCGGTCGTGTAATCGAAGAGGGTGTCGTCGACGTCCCAGACAACGGCTTTGATCGGCATGGCACCGACGGTACCTCCGGACCGGCCGGGGACACCGGGAATCGGCCTGCCGAGGACGGCGGTACGACGAAGGTGCGGCACCCGGGCGGGTGCCGCACCTCACAGGCGTACGGCTTACGCGGTCAGCTTCGCCAGGGCCGCGTCGAGGCGGGACAGGGTCTTGTCCCGGCCCAGGACCTCGAGGGACTCGAAGAGCGGGAGGCCGACCGTGCGGCCGGTGACGGCGACGCGGACGGGGGCCTGGGCCTTGCCGAGCTTGAGGCCGTGCGCCTCGCCGGCGGTCAGGACGGCCTCCTTCAGGGACTCGGCGGAGGACCAGTCGGCCGCCTCGAGCTTCTCGCGGGCCGTGCGCAGCAGGGCGTCGGAGCCCTCCTTCATCGCCTTGGCCCAGGACGCCTCGTCGACGACCGGCTCCGGCAGGAACAGGAAGTCGACGTTGTCCGTGATCTCCGAGAGGACCTTCAGGCGGGTCTGCGCGTGCGGGGCGATCGCCTGCCACTTGGCCTCGTCGAAGTCCTCCGGCGCCCAGGGGGCGACGGGCTGCCGCAGCCACGGGGCGCAGCGCTCGGTGAAGTCCTTCACGTCGAGCAGGCGGATGTGGTCGGCGTTGATCGCCTCGCACTTCTTCAGGTCGAAGCGGGCCGGGTTGGGGTTGACGTCCGCGATGTCGAAGGCCGCGACCATCTCGTCGATCGTGAAGATGTCCCGGTCGGCCGAGAGCGACCAGCCGAGCAGCGAGAGGTAGTTGAGCAGGCCCTCGGGGAGGAAGCCGCGCTCCCGGTAGAGGTTGAGCGAGGACTCGGGGTCACGCTTGGAGAGCTTCTTGTTGCCCTCGCCCATGACGTACGGGAGATGCCCGAAGGCGGGGGTCTCCTTGGCGATGCCCAGCTCCGTCAGCGCCTTGTACAGGGCGATCTGGCGCGGGGTGGAGGAGAGCAGGTCCTCGCCGCGCAGGACGTGGGTGATCTCCATCAGCGCGTCGTCGACCGGGTTCACCAGGGTGTAGAGCGGTGCGCCGTTCGCGCGGACGATGCCGTAGTCCGGGACGTTCTCCGGGAGGTAGGTGATCTCGCCGCGGACCAGGTCCGTGAAGGTGATCGTCTCGTCGGGCATCCGGAAGCGGACGATCGGGCTGCGGCCCTGGGTCCGGTACTCCTCGACCTGCCCGGCGCTCAGGTCGCGGCAGTGGCCGTCGTAGCCGGACGGCCTGCCGGCGGCGCGGGCCGCCTCACGGCGGGTGTCCAGCTCCTCCTGGGAGCAGTAGCAGTGGTAGGCGTGGCCGGCGTCCAGGAGTTTCCGGGCGACGTCCTTGTAGAGGTCCATGCGCTGCGACTGGCGGTAGGGCGCGTGCGGGCCACCGACCTCGGGGCCCTCGTCCCAGTCGAAGCCGAGCCAGCGCATCGAGTCGAGGAGCTGCTCGTACGACTCCTCGGAGTCGCGGGCCGCGTCGGTGTCCTCGATGCGGAAGACCAGGGTGCCCTCGTGGTGCCGGGCGAACGCCCAGTTGAACAGGGCGGTGCGGACCAGGCCCACGTGGGGGTTACCGGTGGGCGAGGGGCAGAAACGTACGCGTGGGGGTACCCCCTGCGCGAGCGAAGTCGAGGGCTTGGGGGAGGGTGCGCTAGCCACGCTTGACAACCTTGTTGGTGAGAGTGCCGATGCCTTCGATGGTGACGGCGACCTCGTCGCCGACGGTGAGCGGCCCGACGCCTGCCGGGGTGCCCGTGAGGATGACGTCGCCGGGAAGCAGCGTCATGGCCTCGGTGATGTTGACGATCAGATCCTCGATGGAGTGGATCATCTCGCTGGTGCGGCCGAGCTGGCGTTGCTGCCCGTTGACCGTGAGCTGGATCGTGAGGTCGGACGGGTCGAGGTCCGTCTCCACCCAGGGGCCGAGCGGGCAGGAGGTGTCGAAGCCCTTGGCCCTCGCCCACTGCTTCTCGCGCTTCTGGACGTCGCGGGCGGTGATGTCGTTGGCGCAGGTGTAGCCGAGGATGACGTCCTTGACGCGCTCGCGCGGGACCTCGCGGCACAGCCGGCCGATCACCACGGCCAGTTCGGCCTCGTGGTGCACGTCCGCGGAGAAGGGGGGGTACTGGATCTCGTCGCCGGAGCCGATCACCGAGGTCGACGGCTTGAAGAAGGCGAACGGCGCGTCGGGCACCTCGTTGCCCAGCTCCCGCGCGTGCTCGGCGTAGTTGCGGCCGAAGGCCATGACCTTGTTGGGGAGCACCGGCGGCAGCAGCCTGACCTTGCTCAGCGGGACCTTCGTACCGGAGAGTTCGAAGTCGGCGAACGGGATGCCCTTGATGATGTCGAGGACGAGTTCGTCCGGCTTGTCACCCTCTACCGCGCCGAAGGCGACGTTCCCGTCGATGGAGAATCTGGCGATGCGCACGGGATCCTTGCGCCCCTCACTGAGTCACTGAGCTGCTGGAGTCTGAGACCCCAGGCTAGCGCCCGCGGGCCGGCGGGACGCATCCGCGCGGGTTCGTGGCCCGGGGCGCCGGGAGGTTGGCCGCCACCGGCGGGAGGCCGTGGGAACAGCGACGGCCGCCCGGGCGTCGGGCGGCCGTCGGTGGGGTGCTACTCGGCCGCGCCGGCCGCGACGGGGATGTCCATGAGGACGGTGCGACGGGGGTTGGCGGTCTGGGCCGGGAGGTCGACGGAGTGCTCCGGCTGGTCCGGGGCCTGTAGGTCGGCGGCGTCCTCGAGGTGCGCCAGCGTCGTGCGCCGCGGATTGGCTATGGTGCGGAACATCATCGTCGTCTTCACGGTTGCAGTGGACCCTGTCGTGCGGGCGTCGGGCGGCACCAAGGGGGCCGGATCCGGCGCAGGTTGGCAGATGCTTCCCTGATGTAAAGCGCCAGGCTAAACATCAGATTCCCCTCGGCGGCCGCGGAGACCGTAGGAACTGGGTGTGAGTTTGCTCACGGAGGTACGGGCAAAACGGTCAATTGAGACTCGCAACT
It includes:
- a CDS encoding HU family DNA-binding protein — protein: MNKAQLVETIADKMGGRQQAAEAVDAVLDAIVRAVVAGDRVSVTGFGSFEKVDRPARYARNPQTGERVRVKKTSVPRFRAGQGFKDLVSGSKKLPRGGEVSVKKAPKGSLTGAASATVKKAAAKKTTAKKATGAAAAKKTTAKKTTAKKTTATAKKTTAKKAPAKTAATAKSTAAKKTTAKKATAQKAPAKKATAKKAPAQKSTARKTTAKKATARKR
- the leuD gene encoding 3-isopropylmalate dehydratase small subunit produces the protein MEAFTTHTGRAVPLRRSNVDTDQIIPAHWLKKVTRDGFEDGLFEAWRKDGSFILNRPERQGATVLVAGPDFGTGSSREHAVWALQNYGFKAVISSRFADIFRGNSLKNGLLTVVLEQKIVDALQELTEKDPQTEITVDLEAREVRAEGITAAFELDENARWRLLNGLDDISITLANEADIATYEAKRPSHKPRTLPV
- the leuC gene encoding 3-isopropylmalate dehydratase large subunit, whose product is MGRTLAEKVWDDHVVRRAEGEPDLLFIDLHLLHEVTSPQAFDGLRQNGRPVRRLDLTIATEDHNTPTLDIDKPIADPVSRAQLETLRKNCADFGVRLHPLGDVEQGVVHVVGPQLGLTQPGTTVVCGDSHTSTHGAFGALAFGIGTSQVEHVLATQTLPLARPRTMAITVEGELPDGVTAKDLILAIIARIGTGGGQGYILEYRGSAIEKLSMEARMTICNMSIEAGARAGMIAPDETTFAYLKGRAHAPEGEDWDAALAYWKTLKTDADAEFDAEVVIDAAELSPFVTWGTNPGQGAPLSSEVPDPASYEDASERFAAEKALEYMGLEAGQPLRSINVDTVFVGSCTNGRIEDLRAAAAIVEGRKVADGVRMLVVPGSARVGLQAVSEGLDVVFKEAGAEWRHAGCSMCLGMNPDQLAPGERSASTSNRNFEGRQGKGGRTHLVSPQVAAATAVLGHLAAPADLSDAPVPAEV
- the ndgR gene encoding IclR family transcriptional regulator NdgR — translated: MDNSSGVGVLDKAALVLSALESGPATLAGLVAATGLARPTAHRLAVALEHHRMVARDMQGRFILGPRLAELAAAAGEDRLLATAGPVLTHLRDITGESAQLYRRQGDMRICVAAAERLSGLRDTVPVGSTLTMKAGSSAQILMAWEEPERLHRGLQGARFTATALSGVRRRGWAQSIGEREPGVASVSAPVRGPSNRVVAAVSVSGPIERLTRHPGRMHAQAVIDAAGRLSEALRRTG
- a CDS encoding DUF4188 domain-containing protein; the protein is MFGKSVTTGRTTAAAEGEVVVLLIGMRINHFRAPRHWLPVLLAMGRMLRELGKDPERGLLGHVLLTASPRTYYVVQYWESKERLYAYAHSPDMFHHRAWAVMNRKERAGKARQHVGLWHETYVVPEGAYESIYADMPAFGLAGAHGQVPVERRGRQARERFAYRSEKATASEEL
- a CDS encoding MerR family transcriptional regulator, with product MRLAELSERSGVPTATIKYYLREGLLEPGRQLNATTAEYDEEHLRRLRLVRAMIHIARVPVATVREVLGHVDDDSLGRTMRLGAALWALPQVPEPDAEDEHVVRARLEVDRLLETVGWSNAQALVTISPAYRSLVVAVATFRRLGYDWSPELIASYARLMHQAAVLDLDFMDTHPSEAEKVETAVAGAIFVEPVLQALHRLAQEEESARRYGFE
- a CDS encoding HAD family hydrolase codes for the protein MPIKAVVWDVDDTLFDYTTADREGMRAHLAVEGLLAGYGTPEAALTRWREITDQQWARFAAGVTSFEGQRRDRVRVFVGRELTDGEADAWFGRYLRHYETAWALFPDVLPALDLLAASHRHAVLSNSSLHVQDRKLRVLGVHDRFEVVLCAAELGVSKPAAEAFHAACEALALAPDQVAYVGDHPEIDGRGAAEAGLLSVWIDRDGVYTAPDTPTGPRRIASLAELPALLGADTRFGAPSTFG
- the gltX gene encoding glutamate--tRNA ligase, with the translated sequence MASAPSPKPSTSLAQGVPPRVRFCPSPTGNPHVGLVRTALFNWAFARHHEGTLVFRIEDTDAARDSEESYEQLLDSMRWLGFDWDEGPEVGGPHAPYRQSQRMDLYKDVARKLLDAGHAYHCYCSQEELDTRREAARAAGRPSGYDGHCRDLSAGQVEEYRTQGRSPIVRFRMPDETITFTDLVRGEITYLPENVPDYGIVRANGAPLYTLVNPVDDALMEITHVLRGEDLLSSTPRQIALYKALTELGIAKETPAFGHLPYVMGEGNKKLSKRDPESSLNLYRERGFLPEGLLNYLSLLGWSLSADRDIFTIDEMVAAFDIADVNPNPARFDLKKCEAINADHIRLLDVKDFTERCAPWLRQPVAPWAPEDFDEAKWQAIAPHAQTRLKVLSEITDNVDFLFLPEPVVDEASWAKAMKEGSDALLRTAREKLEAADWSSAESLKEAVLTAGEAHGLKLGKAQAPVRVAVTGRTVGLPLFESLEVLGRDKTLSRLDAALAKLTA
- a CDS encoding fumarylacetoacetate hydrolase family protein, producing the protein MRIARFSIDGNVAFGAVEGDKPDELVLDIIKGIPFADFELSGTKVPLSKVRLLPPVLPNKVMAFGRNYAEHARELGNEVPDAPFAFFKPSTSVIGSGDEIQYPPFSADVHHEAELAVVIGRLCREVPRERVKDVILGYTCANDITARDVQKREKQWARAKGFDTSCPLGPWVETDLDPSDLTIQLTVNGQQRQLGRTSEMIHSIEDLIVNITEAMTLLPGDVILTGTPAGVGPLTVGDEVAVTIEGIGTLTNKVVKRG